A genomic region of Colletotrichum destructivum chromosome 1, complete sequence contains the following coding sequences:
- a CDS encoding Putative serine/threonine-protein kinase, active, translating to MASYGHHMPAAAPRAAHPATYGAPMPAPVATAPAGTFAPGTKIQVGGHRVVIQNYLSEGGFAHVYLVKLPKAVDGTDMAVLKRVAVPDKDALRSMRTEVETMKRLKGHRPIVTYIDSHASEMRGGGYEVFLLMEYCNGGGLIDFMNTRLQHRLTEPEILHIFTDIAEGVACMHYLKPPLLHRDLKVENVLILSHGSQKRFKLCDFGSAATPKPAPQTVVECRLVDEDVQKHTTMQYRSPEMIDVYRKLPIDEKSDIWALGVLLYKLCYYTTPFEDQGQLAILNASFKYPSYPVFSDRLKKLIASMLRENPQARPNIYQVLREGCAMQGRDVPIQDIYAGKQRAEPQSRSSVTDKAPSKPVVGAVFSPPPQQEQSIPDIVPMRRGRLPAASQQTQQQVAQPGPSPMRVTDGDPFAALDAPAAAAPSAVAAGDVDEFASRFPPLDQFSLLHEQGSKFNFDSHAPATQQQKAPVPQPADKPVHQIYPVSQSPPKNPEPVRPRTVAPAVSASYTPPTIKSPPASGVLAKTASAPPKPTEMSRAHAIINKNPELQAISSQSQAQHQSQPQPSRYVSTGTMTTSPPPEQQPSQPVPVWRVPTSDHHRSTSLPRQQDQTVLSRPGGEEGPLPRNPSYQLRPTHVRHPSSSRPSLEGGRPSLELLDSSTQSRRSIDGRPRPVSTHLESNLDFLREKESSSRPLPSPSLMSPKFPDRVPSPAMAEPEEEAHIESNVEFLRSMEESDSKKRDWHSKHGKRGSLGSLSGTKNIFAGKFGDAFKRFEGNQAPPPGRTPSPLKQLDRSSLTPIEGSEATDGRTDDGKGHEEIEDTPAMRRELERLRLEEEERRVEAAAAEYRQRFSNQDSGPGGSAPLPKSIGGVSRAVSIQNRVQNLLSEGQKSSAQVPRTAQGYGVYTDAGPGPSRLDKQLPDIPRKPVGGVKPRPMTPSSSQDVLVNKVRPSASEPLPIAGRSTPGPRPVAPRKPMHLNSLPTGGRPGSPPKQTQASAYSSSEHLVGVGLPGRPVLEMSAKEKDDYVQDFSKRFPSLGSIEMVERDLAAEAGEQRTSR from the exons ATGGCTTCTTACGGTCACCACATGCCCGCTGCGGCTCCACGAGCTGCTCATCCTGCCACCTATGGCGCTCCAATGCCTGCCCCTGTGGCCACGGCGCCAGCTGGCACCTTCGCACCAGGCACAAAGATCCAAGTCGGTGGTCATAGGGTGGTGATCCAGAATTACCTGTCCGAGGGAGGCTTCGCCCATGTCTACCTGGTAAAGCTCCCGAAAGCCGTCGACGGTACGGATATGGCTGTCCTCAAGAGGGTGGCTGTGCCCGATAAGGATGCTCTGCGAAGCATGCGGACCGAGGTCGAGACCATGAAGCGGCTGAAGGGCCATCGTCCGATCGTTACATACATCGATTCCCATGCATCTGAGAtgcgaggaggaggctaCGAAGTCTTCTTGCTCATGGAATACTGCAATGGGGGCGGCCTGATCGACTTTATGAACACGCGCCTCCAGCACCGCCTGACCGAACCCGAAATCCTCCACATCTTCACCGACATAGCGGAGGGAGTCGCTTGCATGCACTACCTTAAGCCCCCACTGCTTCACCGCGACTTGAAAGTCGAAAACGTCTTGATCCTCAGTCACGGTTCCCAGAAGCGTTTCAAACTCTGCGATTTCGGATCTGCTGCGACGCCCAAACCCGCACCACAGACGGTCGTCGAGTGCaggctcgtcgacgaggacgtgcAAAAGCACACCACTATGCAGTATCGAAGTCCGGAGATGATTGATGTCTATCGGAAGCTGCCCATCGATGAGAAGTCCGACATCTGGGCTTTAGGCGTTCTGCTATACAAGTTATGTTACTACACGACGCCGTTTGAGGACCAGGGGCAATTGGCTATCCTCAATGCGAGCTTCAAATACCCCAGTTATCCTGTGTTCTCAGACCGGCTGAAAAAACTCATTG CATCAATGCTGCGTGAGAATCCACAGGCGCGGCCAAACATTTACCAGGTTCTTCGCGAAGGATGTGCCATGCAGGGGCGTGATGTCCCTATTCAGGAT ATATATGCCGGAAAACAACGTGCAGAGCCACAGAGCCGGTCTTCGGTGACCGACAAGGCCCCGTCCAAGCCGGTGGTTGGCGCCGTtttctcccctcctccgcaACAGGAGCAGTCCATTCCTGACATCGTTCCCATGAGGAGAGGACGATTGCCGGCCGCTAGTCAACAAACCCAGCAGCAAGTTGCTCAACCCGGCCCATCTCCCATGCGGGTGACTGACGGAGATCCTTTCGCGGCTCTGGATGCACCGGCCGCAGCTGCTCCATCGGCGGTTGCGGCGGGAGATGTTGACGAATTTGCGTCTCGCTTCCCACCTTTGGACCAGTTTTCCCTTCTTCACGAGCAAGGGTCCAAATTCAACTTTGACTCGCATGCTCCTGCTACGCAGCAACAGAAGGCCCCGGTTCCGCAACCGGCCGACAAACCTGTGCACCAGATATATCCGGTGTCCCAGTCCCCGCCGAAGAACCCGGAGCCGGTGCGGCCCAGAACCGTTGCCCCGGCAGTCTCTGCTTCTTATACACCACCGACGATCAAAtctcctccagcctccgggGTACTTGCCAAGACGGCATCTGCACCTCCAAAGCCTACCGAGATGAGCAGAGCAcacgccatcatcaacaagaaCCCCGAGTTGCAAGCGATCTCATCTCAAAGTCAGGCGCAGCACCAGTCTCAACCTCAGCCATCTAGATATGTATCGACCGGCACAATGACgacttctccgccgccggaaCAACAGCCTTCACAGCCAGTGCCAGTGTGGCGAGTCCCTACGTCGGATCATCACCGGTCGACCAGCCTTCCCCGCCAGCAAGACCAAACTGTGCTGTCTCGCCCAGGCGGAGAAGAGGGTCCGCTCCCTCGTAACCCTTCCTACCAGCTACGCCCGACCCATGTCCGGCATCCTTCATCGTCGCGCCCGTCACTGGAAGGTGGGCGACCAAGCTTGGAGCTTCTCGATTCAAGCACCCAGTCGAGAAGATCCATTGACGGTCGTCCCAGGCCCGTCAGCACCCATCTCGAGTCCAACCTTGACTTTCTGCGTGAGAAAGAGAGCTCTTCGAGGCCTCTTCCTTCCCCCAGTCTCATGTCTCCGAAGTTTCCCGACAGGGTACCATCACCTGCAATGGCGGAACCCGAGGAGGAAGCTCACATTGAATCCAATGTTGAGTTCTTACGCAGCATGGAGGAGTCGGATtcgaagaagagagactGGCATTCGAAGCACGGCAAACGTGGAAGCCTCGGCTCGCTCTCTGGTACGAAGAACATATTTGCCGGGAAGTTTGGAGATGCCTTCAAGCGGTTCGAGGGAAACCAAGCACCACCGCCTGGTCGGACTCCATCGCCGCTCAAGCAGCTGGACCGCAGCTCGTTGACTCCCATTGAGGGATCGGAAGCCACTGATGGCCGCACCGATGATGGTAAGGGACATGAGGAGATCGAAGACACACCCGCAATGAGACGGGAACTCGAACGCCTCCGCTtagaggaggaagagcggcgggtcgaggccgccgctgcagAATACCGCCAACGGTTCTCCAATCAAGATTCTGGCCCCGGTGGCTCTGCTCCTCTGCCGAAGAGCATTGGTGGAGTGTCTCGGGCTGTCAGCATCCAAAACAGAGTGCAAAACCTGTTGAGCGAGGGACAGAAGTCTTCGGCCCAGGTCCCGCGCACTGCGCAAGGATACGGTGTCTACACAGACGCGGGTCCTGGCCCAAGCCGACTGGACAAGCAACTTCCCGACATTCCTAGGAAgccagtcggcggcgtcaagccTCGGCCAATGACGCCATCCAGTTCGCAGGATGTGCTGGTCAATAAGGTGCGGCCATCGGCAAGCGAGCCCTTGCCGATAGCGGGGCGATCTACACCCGGCCCCCGACCAGTGGCGCCCCGAAAGCCGATGCACCTTAACAGCCTGCCGACCGGCGGTCGACCGGGTTCGCCGCCGAAGCAAACACAAGCTTCTGCTTACTCGTCCTCGGAGCACCTTGTCGGCGTTGGACTTCCCGGACGACCGGTGTTGGAGATGTCGGCCAAGGAGAAAGACGACTACGTCCAGGACTTCTCGAAGCGGTTCCCTAGTTTGGGCTCCATCGAGATGGTGGAGCGAGACCTCGCGGCagaggccggcgagcagCGGACCAGCAGATAA
- a CDS encoding Putative WD40/YVTN repeat-like-containing domain superfamily, with product MVAKRKRVEVAEVTPATKTAPAKKAKATSNGSASKETTLSTAPTEELTIQIVTGSYDRVLHGINATIKPEGKVDFADTFLFSAHTSAIRCIALSPLSAPVPGQGQKVLLASGSTDERINLYNLSAHPPSRKNQELLSAVSARPILENPKNREVGTLLHHSSSITKLAFPTRSKLLSSSEDSTIAVARTRDWSVLSTIKAPIAQPSGRPSGDTAPFGGTPSGVNDFAIHPSMKLMISVSKGERCMRLWNLVTGKKAGVLNFSRSMLQEVGEGRVSTGEGRRVVWGKADGEDEFAVGFDRDVIVFGMDSVPKCRIMSDTRTKIHDLSYITIDGETESSLLTVSTEDGRILLFSTASDDLQKPDSEDKTLSSARLVAQIGGKEDGVSGRIKDTAFVQVKENDSTTLFVIAGSSDGKVRLWRVGAEELKTSKGKGKGKGKTEAKQAGKLLGTYNTNNRITCVAAFAMIPRPEGVESEDEGAEDSDDSDEDDEE from the coding sequence ATGGTGGCTAAGAGAAAGAGAGTGGAAGTCGCGGAGGTGACGCCTGCGACCAAAACGGCGCCTGCGAAAAAGGCCAAGGCGACTTCCAACGGCTCGGCTTCGAAAGAGACGACCTtgagcacggcgccgaccgAAGAGTTGACGATCCAGATTGTAACCGGCTCCTATGACCGAGTACTTCACGGTATCAATGCTACGATAAAGCCAGAGGGCAAGGTCGACTTCGCCGACACGTTCCTTTTCTCTGCGCACACTTCGGCAATCCGTTGTATCGCCCTGTCGCCTCTCTCAGCCCCGGTTCCAGGCCAGGGCCAGAAGGTTCTGTTGGCATCCGGCAGCACAGACGAGCGCATCAACCTCTACAACCTGTCGGCGCATCCCCCGAGCCGTAAGAACCAGGAGCTGCTGTCCGCTGTCTCTGCCCGACCGATCCTCGAGAACCCCAAGAATCGTGAGGTCGGAACGTTACTCCACCACTCCTCGAGCATCACCAAGTTGGCCTTCCCCACGCGCTCAAAGCTGCTTTCTTCGAGCGAGGACTCCACCATCGCCGTTGCAAGAACGAGAGACTGGTCCGTCCTGTCGACGATCAAAGCGCCGATAGCCCAGCCCTCCGGCAGACCCAGCGGTGACACGGCGCCGTTTGGCGGTACGCCGTCCGGTGTCAATGACTTCGCCATCCACCCTAGCATGAAGTTAATGATCAGCGTCAGCAAGGGCGAACGGTGCATGCGGCTGTGGAACCTCGTCACCGGAAAGAAGGCTGGTGTCCTGAACTTCAGCCGCAGCATGTTGCaagaggtcggcgagggccgggTCTCGACGGGCGAAGGCCGGCGGGTAGTGTGGGGAAaggcggacggcgaggacgagttTGCGGTCGGATTCGACCGCGACGTCATTGTTTTCGGCATGGACAGTGTCCCCAAGTGCCGCATCATGTCCGACACGCGGACCAAGATTCACGATTTGTCCTACATCACCATTGACGGCGAAACCGAGTCGAGTTTGTTGACCGTCTCCACCGAGGACGGACGGATCTTGCTCTTCTCTACGGCATCGGACGACCTGCAAAAACCCGACTCGGAAGACAAGACACTGTCGAGTGCCAGGTTGGTTGCCCAGATCGGTGGcaaggaggacggcgtgTCTGGCCGCATCAAGGACACGGCTTTTGTGCAGGTCAAGGAGAACGACTCAACGACACTgttcgtcatcgccggcagcaGTGATGGTAAGGTGCGGTTATGGAGGGTCGGCGCGGAGGAGCTCAAGACcagcaagggcaagggcaagggcaagggcaagaccGAGGCGAAGCAAGCTGGTAAGTTGCTGGGGACCTACAACACGAATAACCGTATAACCTGCGTGGCGGCATTCGCCATGATACCCCGGCCGGAAGGAGtggagagcgaggacgagggtgcTGAGGATTCAGATGATtccgacgaagacgacgaggagtaA
- a CDS encoding Putative insulin-induced protein family, translating to MSEEGPRLIRPIPRRPFDFNRTNPTPPEDDSSSPSPNPEIDLSKLYNGPAPSSESGSGSIPRAQSVLNLTGSTLFGIYSPTSYGKDRCYNDRDEPETPWGTGAQTPIKRASVDDTTFELMKDRSNIMRRQSSYRNGGNAPSSSTAATALFTISRVGLLFVIGMGYGMMVTRLQDEHRFSSFQVETMIKPGYDWQYLTLWGLSGVVLGGLLPWFDGVWEDTFGKEEQIGTLQEDVSPVKDWALVVRSIGAFVGIVFAIRKLPWASTLQVSLTLALVNPFLWYLIDRSKPGFLLSAAVGLAGSAMLMGINPDVMPTPSSLTYRNESERAYSEPVALGGLASQKTIETGIWMLSVLFCSCVCFGNIGRRLALNKSATARGRWAGIR from the exons ATGTCTGAGGAAGGCCCCCGTCTCATACGGCCTATCCCCCGTCGACCATTCGACTTTAACCGCACGAACCCAACCCCTCCAGAAGACGACTCCTCCTCACCCAGCCCCAACCCCGAGATCGATCTGTCTAAACTATATAATGGCCCCGCACCGTCTTCGGAATCCGGCTCCGGTTCCATACCACGCGCACAGTCTGTGTTGAACTTAACCGGCTCGACGCTCTTCGGCATATACTCCCCAACGTCGTACGGCAAGGATCGTTGCTACAATGACCGGGATGAGCCGGAAACCCCTTGGGGAACTGGGGCTCAGACGCCAATCAAGCGGGCGAGTGTCGATGATACTACGTTCGAGCTCATGAAGGATCGGTCGAACATCATGCGCCGGCAGTCGTCGTACCGGAACGGGGGCAAcgcgccatcttcatcgacCGCAGCTACCGCGCTGTTTACCATCTCTCGAGTTGGACTGCTTTTCGTGATCGGTATGGGGTACGGAATGATGGTCACGAGGTTGCAGGATGAACACAGATTCTCTTCCTTCCAGGTAGAAACCATGATTAAGCCCGGCTACGACTGGCAGTACCTGACACTGTGGGGCTTATCTGGTGTGGTactcggcggcctccttcCTTGGTTTGACGGCGTTTGGGAGGATACCTTTGGAAAGGAAGAACAGATCGGCACCTTGCAAGAAGATGTCAGCCCGGTAAAGGACTGGGCTCTAGTCGTCCGCAGCATCGGCGCTTTTGTCGGCATTGTTTTCGCCATC CGTAAGCTTCCATGGGCATCGACTTTGCAAGTATCCCTTACGTTGGCGCTGGTAAACCCATTTCTATGGTACTTGATTGATCGCTCAAAACCCGGCTTTCTACTTTcggccgccgttggccttgcCGGATCAGCGATGCTGATGGGCATCAACCCTGACGTGATGCCAACCCCGTCTTCCCTAACCTATCGTAACGAGTCGGAGAGGGCCTACTCGGAACCGGTTGCTCTCGGGGGACTCGCTAGCCAGAAGACCATTGAGACCGGGATTTGGATGCTAAGTGTTCTGTTCTGCAGTTGCGTCTGCTTTGGAAACATTGGTAGGCGGTTGGCACTGAACAAATCGGCCACCGCACGTGGGCGATGGGCCGGCATCAGATGA